The following proteins are encoded in a genomic region of Aquella oligotrophica:
- a CDS encoding efflux transporter outer membrane subunit: MNSLKILIISTTTMFVIVGCSFFTPNYNKPHIEAPQSWRSNESAAQTLNESNFSKVMWWHKFNDAALDNLINQALDNNSSIQIAIGNILAAQGVLKKIKLNWVPAIYLGGAGGVGQTFNSDTRSNNPIVSSSVPSSANFYYYDAGLVPAYSINIFKQFRETDIAKANLSAAKYAKDAAQLSVISQVVGSYFTIIALKKELDIQEQIISDIKELIRLNKLQHTNGIISGSQLESSTQQLERAELQIADINNNIVLAENALQLLLNKNPNKLDLGKDFDNISLNNLIFPNLPSTVLLQRPDILQAEENLKAANADIGVAQANFFPHIYLTTPVGTLNSNTGQLLNPTGDFWVLQAEALMPIFNLGISGLIAQKKGQYYIAYYNYVQTVRQSFIDADNSISTYSKSQVNFNLTSKLLISSEMDYLNNYRNYKAGYMSKLDTLPTKITLDNSKIQLIKTKLQQLQALITLYQTFGGGYNYRENNSPKKFNDEHDI; the protein is encoded by the coding sequence ATGAACTCTTTAAAAATTTTAATAATTTCTACTACAACAATGTTTGTAATTGTTGGTTGTAGCTTCTTTACGCCTAATTATAATAAACCTCATATTGAGGCTCCTCAATCTTGGAGAAGTAATGAAAGCGCAGCACAAACATTAAATGAAAGTAATTTTTCTAAAGTAATGTGGTGGCATAAATTTAATGATGCAGCTTTAGATAATTTGATTAATCAAGCTTTAGATAATAATAGTTCAATTCAGATTGCGATTGGTAATATTTTAGCTGCTCAGGGAGTATTAAAAAAAATAAAGTTAAACTGGGTTCCAGCAATCTATTTGGGTGGGGCAGGTGGGGTCGGGCAGACTTTTAATTCTGATACTAGATCAAATAATCCTATAGTTAGTTCCTCTGTCCCGAGTAGCGCAAATTTTTATTATTATGATGCGGGACTTGTACCTGCTTATTCGATAAATATATTCAAACAGTTTAGAGAAACTGATATTGCTAAAGCAAACTTATCTGCAGCTAAATATGCTAAGGATGCGGCTCAATTATCTGTAATAAGTCAAGTAGTAGGGAGCTACTTTACTATTATTGCGCTTAAGAAAGAATTAGATATTCAGGAGCAAATTATTAGTGATATTAAAGAATTAATTAGGTTAAATAAATTACAACATACGAATGGGATTATATCGGGTTCACAATTGGAGTCATCTACACAACAACTTGAACGCGCAGAACTACAAATAGCCGATATTAATAACAATATTGTACTAGCAGAAAATGCTTTACAACTTTTATTAAACAAGAATCCAAACAAACTGGATTTAGGCAAGGATTTTGATAATATATCATTAAATAATTTGATATTTCCCAATTTACCTTCTACCGTATTGCTTCAACGACCAGATATTTTGCAAGCAGAAGAGAATCTCAAGGCTGCTAATGCTGATATTGGAGTAGCCCAGGCAAATTTTTTCCCTCATATATATTTAACTACGCCTGTTGGTACTCTTAATAGCAATACGGGGCAACTACTAAACCCAACAGGTGATTTCTGGGTTCTACAGGCTGAAGCTTTAATGCCTATATTTAATCTGGGAATATCTGGTTTAATTGCTCAAAAAAAAGGGCAGTATTATATAGCTTATTATAATTATGTTCAGACGGTGCGGCAATCATTTATTGATGCTGATAATAGTATTTCAACATATTCTAAATCACAAGTTAATTTTAATTTGACAAGTAAATTATTAATATCGTCAGAAATGGATTACTTGAATAATTATAGAAATTATAAGGCAGGCTATATGAGTAAGCTTGATACCTTGCCTACGAAAATTACTCTTGATAATTCCAAAATACAACTGATAAAAACCAAATTACAGCAATTGCAAGCTTTAATAACACTATATCAAACTTTTGGTGGTGGATATAATTATAGGGAAAATAATTCACCTAAGAAATTTAATGATGAACACGATATTTAG
- a CDS encoding PAS domain-containing protein, translating into MKLSSDQEFLNNLIKYVDVLVNTFNDNNLVAIKDMNLNYVYVSERFAKDVFGSNPDSIIDKSDLDLKFPQLEAFCKASHDEDLRVLSSPDQVTFLKIYAFSSGLKPVIFNKAPLINKDTGASVGLAIRAFHLKAMNLTQKIIHAFHIRLGVPRHKVKLTPPPRLSPREQQVTFLFLANFASADIANIINQIEGKNISKSYIDKVFAEQLYVKFNVNDRKSLYDKMVAYGFSDSPPPRLLSNCSIEITNLMDI; encoded by the coding sequence ATGAAACTGAGTAGTGATCAAGAGTTTTTAAATAATCTAATCAAATACGTAGATGTTCTTGTTAATACTTTTAATGACAATAATCTTGTTGCAATTAAAGATATGAATTTAAATTACGTATATGTTTCTGAGAGATTTGCTAAAGATGTATTTGGTTCAAATCCAGACAGCATTATTGACAAATCAGATTTGGATTTAAAGTTTCCTCAATTAGAAGCTTTTTGTAAAGCTTCACATGATGAAGATCTTCGGGTTTTATCAAGCCCTGATCAGGTTACTTTTTTAAAAATTTATGCTTTTTCAAGCGGGCTTAAACCTGTTATTTTCAATAAAGCACCATTAATTAATAAGGATACCGGTGCAAGTGTTGGTCTCGCAATTCGTGCATTCCATTTGAAAGCAATGAATTTAACTCAGAAAATTATTCATGCCTTTCATATTCGTTTGGGAGTACCCAGACATAAAGTTAAATTAACTCCTCCACCTCGTTTATCCCCACGGGAACAACAAGTCACATTTTTGTTTTTAGCTAATTTTGCTAGTGCTGACATTGCAAATATTATTAATCAAATTGAGGGAAAAAATATTTCCAAAAGCTATATTGATAAGGTCTTTGCAGAGCAACTGTATGTAAAATTCAATGTTAATGACCGTAAAAGCCTCTATGATAAAATGGTTGCATATGGTTTTAGCGATTCACCACCACCAAGATTACTAAGCAACTGTTCGATTGAAATTACTAATCTAATGGATATCTAA
- a CDS encoding aquaporin, with the protein MSKLIIRQLIAEFTGTFILASVILNSMSGPAFPIATPVIAGLTLTLLVYLLGGISGCQINPAITFGLMVTRKTPFKTASCYILVQVAAGVTAFLFVSAYGSDGLQNINLDYTLSSSIGEIVGMAFFGFGVASVLNSGISRELSGISVGMSLFIGIIIAHHYSMGVLNPAVAIAGHIWSIFYLLFPLIGSTIGMLVSNTIFQLERE; encoded by the coding sequence ATGAGTAAATTAATTATTCGTCAATTAATTGCTGAATTTACAGGCACTTTTATTTTGGCTAGTGTTATATTAAATTCAATGAGTGGACCCGCATTTCCTATCGCAACTCCTGTCATTGCTGGGCTAACACTTACACTTCTAGTTTATCTTTTGGGTGGTATTTCTGGGTGTCAGATTAATCCAGCTATAACGTTTGGTTTGATGGTAACTAGGAAAACACCATTTAAAACTGCCAGTTGCTACATTTTGGTACAAGTAGCAGCAGGAGTTACAGCATTTTTGTTTGTAAGTGCTTATGGAAGCGATGGATTGCAAAATATTAACCTAGATTATACCTTGTCTTCTTCTATTGGTGAAATCGTTGGCATGGCTTTTTTTGGATTTGGGGTTGCTTCAGTTTTAAATTCAGGTATTAGTCGAGAATTAAGTGGCATTAGTGTTGGAATGTCTTTATTTATTGGAATAATAATTGCACATCATTATTCTATGGGAGTACTAAATCCTGCAGTTGCTATAGCTGGACACATATGGAGTATCTTCTATTTGTTATTCCCATTGATTGGGTCAACAATAGGAATGCTAGTGAGTAATACTATTTTTCAGTTAGAGAGAGAATAG
- a CDS encoding DHA2 family efflux MFS transporter permease subunit — protein sequence MKKINKKLLVACALNLLSLSELIDLTIIGIAIPHIMGSLNADLQDVSLTMTNYMVAIAMVIPLSGSVINKFGIKKTALISTFIFGFASLGCGLSTNMTGLVIARFIQGLGGAFLPTLAQAYSASNFSGKLRVRMLNIHALFLILGPIIGPSLGGFLVESLTWRWIFFINIPICIISGILIIIFATKDSVIQTRIDFPSFVFLAIAVGLFEFLLDKGNRYGWFESNLLISVFVGSVLALIFFSWRALLGKSIINFRIFRYYNYTLSCVAIFIYMIVMIGSFVYFPALLQLGYDCSASETGKIIAIRGISALLGALVFFRLNKIFGLKVIMLLGVAFLSISTYLLTRISPNYNLNYFLLILIIQGIGVAGVFINIFEIAYFGLSKVDNNDAAGIHNFFRNLGNSIGTSLTASILTHQQQLYWHNMAINANLSVKTFQNISPNEDMNILLIIQQIKRQSYLLANINFFVLTLFGTVILICISFFFIEARK from the coding sequence ATGAAGAAGATAAATAAAAAACTACTAGTTGCCTGTGCACTAAATTTATTATCTTTATCTGAATTAATAGATTTAACAATCATTGGCATAGCTATCCCTCACATAATGGGAAGTTTAAATGCTGATTTACAAGATGTATCATTAACCATGACAAACTATATGGTAGCTATAGCTATGGTTATTCCGCTGAGTGGAAGCGTGATAAATAAATTTGGAATTAAAAAAACAGCGTTAATTTCTACTTTCATATTTGGTTTTGCTTCTCTAGGGTGTGGTCTTTCGACTAATATGACTGGACTAGTCATAGCCCGTTTTATTCAAGGGCTTGGTGGTGCCTTCTTGCCTACTCTGGCGCAAGCTTATTCAGCCAGTAACTTTAGTGGAAAGTTGCGTGTGAGAATGCTTAATATTCATGCCTTATTTCTGATACTTGGTCCTATCATTGGTCCCTCGCTTGGGGGCTTTTTGGTAGAGTCTCTTACATGGCGATGGATTTTCTTTATTAATATTCCGATTTGTATCATTTCAGGAATATTAATAATTATTTTTGCTACTAAAGATAGTGTAATACAAACTAGGATAGATTTTCCAAGTTTTGTATTCCTAGCTATTGCCGTAGGGTTATTTGAGTTTTTGCTGGATAAAGGAAATAGGTATGGGTGGTTTGAATCTAATCTATTAATTTCAGTTTTTGTCGGATCAGTTTTGGCATTAATATTTTTTAGTTGGCGTGCATTACTTGGTAAATCAATAATTAATTTCAGGATTTTTCGTTATTATAACTATACATTATCTTGTGTAGCTATATTTATTTATATGATAGTAATGATTGGATCATTCGTGTATTTCCCCGCCTTACTACAATTAGGATATGATTGCTCAGCTTCAGAAACCGGAAAAATAATTGCGATTAGGGGTATCTCAGCACTTTTGGGTGCTTTAGTTTTTTTTCGATTAAATAAAATATTTGGACTTAAAGTAATAATGTTACTGGGGGTAGCCTTTCTTAGCATATCAACATATTTACTAACTAGAATTTCACCAAATTATAATTTGAATTATTTTTTGCTTATTTTAATAATACAAGGGATAGGAGTTGCGGGAGTATTCATTAATATTTTTGAAATAGCGTATTTTGGGTTATCTAAAGTAGATAATAATGATGCGGCTGGAATACATAATTTCTTTCGAAATTTAGGGAACTCAATTGGTACATCGCTTACCGCCAGCATACTAACACATCAGCAACAGCTCTATTGGCATAATATGGCAATTAATGCAAATCTTTCTGTAAAAACTTTTCAAAATATCAGCCCAAATGAGGATATGAATATTTTATTGATCATACAGCAAATTAAAAGGCAATCTTATTTGCTCGCAAATATAAATTTTTTCGTTTTAACCTTATTTGGAACAGTAATTTTAATCTGTATTTCCTTCTTTTTTATTGAGGCACGAAAGTAA
- a CDS encoding HlyD family secretion protein, with protein MIFRNRIKYFVLGGALCLIVTYSLAVFFHYKRLYPSTNNAYVNAGIVNVTSEVNGYIESLVVSDGVKVSEGDLLFTIRPDKLNYYLEEANNNYLGQISQVKKIDSQIFAQKAQIIKDRATYKFTLDKVKRYKLLFDNETISEQSYQNSIVENEGARTQLDIDNRLLQQYIDEKNSAIQKQKALYSQVKINNSTLNQSKYTAPVNGYIVDLGTLNSGEYVTTGKPLFSIVNDNNWWVDANFKEDQLNSIRIGQKAEIELDMYKHIYSGQVVSISYASGSTFAILPTQNATGNWIKVPQRFTVKIKLNNDLNFPLRVGASSKVTVLPEK; from the coding sequence ATGATTTTCCGAAATAGAATTAAGTATTTTGTATTAGGTGGAGCCTTATGTTTGATCGTCACTTATAGTTTAGCTGTGTTTTTCCATTATAAAAGATTATATCCGTCAACAAATAATGCATATGTAAATGCGGGAATAGTTAATGTGACTTCTGAAGTAAATGGCTATATAGAAAGCTTAGTAGTTTCTGATGGGGTTAAGGTAAGTGAGGGTGATTTATTATTTACTATCAGACCAGATAAGCTTAATTACTATTTAGAGGAAGCAAATAATAATTATTTAGGGCAAATCTCTCAAGTGAAAAAAATAGATAGTCAAATATTTGCTCAAAAGGCCCAAATTATCAAAGATAGGGCTACTTATAAATTTACTTTGGATAAAGTAAAACGATATAAACTTCTTTTTGATAATGAAACTATCTCCGAACAAAGTTATCAAAACTCGATTGTGGAAAATGAGGGAGCTAGAACTCAATTAGATATCGATAATCGACTGCTGCAACAATATATTGATGAAAAAAACTCTGCTATTCAAAAGCAAAAAGCACTTTATTCTCAAGTGAAAATTAACAACTCTACTTTAAATCAGTCTAAATATACTGCGCCAGTAAATGGCTATATTGTAGATTTAGGTACTTTAAATAGTGGCGAATATGTAACCACAGGTAAGCCATTATTTAGCATCGTTAATGATAATAACTGGTGGGTAGATGCTAACTTCAAAGAAGATCAATTAAATTCAATAAGAATTGGTCAAAAAGCTGAAATTGAGCTTGATATGTATAAACATATATATAGTGGACAGGTAGTTAGTATTAGTTATGCCAGTGGTAGTACCTTTGCTATATTACCAACGCAAAATGCAACGGGAAATTGGATAAAAGTACCTCAGCGATTTACAGTAAAAATAAAATTAAATAATGATTTAAACTTTCCTTTAAGAGTAGGAGCAAGTAGTAAAGTCACAGTTTTACCCGAGAAATAA
- a CDS encoding Ig-like domain-containing protein translates to MKRKLLIPFLVGLLSFFVVSCSGTTTSTATCESCMVNQATVSLDSSSGGVSNGETDVSLTPLVVLKYSQPMNPQTVSSNTVWLSTSASFESMDHQGDIAISDIIANTGYTEFSFSTESALLPNTTYYITVTDDNKTVNGFSVSGQFSFTTGDFTKPTVGLIAPTNGSNVVGLNPNIQLRFSESVENVNHQTILIHKDSLDGTVIPISTIIAGENNTYIFSMTDSLAPDSTYYIVLTDQITDLAGNHLKETSFYFTTLQADSGTKPEVSLLSPSNNATEVTTTPNIEIKFSEAIVNVDSSTVTLHSGSIDGPLVQIGSIVAGADNTYLFNPQATLLDNTTYYIVLSNGITNSKGNSLNPTSFVFTTGDYTAPDVTILEPLDNATDVELAPTIKIKFSEAVQNINSSTITLRRGSPDEDIVAISQITDEGNNTYSFTPTTPLSPNINYYVVLNNQITDNFGNNLPPTNFRFTTINILGAAYIVSRDNNEITLCDIYPDNSLNNCHATAAINSPSSQAFFNADKSAVYILAAGGNPELDRCDINADKSLGNCNSIGSVPAGTSIMTVNSTATMVYLGSVSPSSVIYACPIVNNLLGMCNSVSAANFIFPLAITLDNTATTAYVSTWGSGFGDGKVQACPVQGDGSFGVCIAAVSATEPSSVVFNSAGDRAYIGQYAGSNLNMCQVSGDSTFNSCNTIGSGFMSATSLAFTMGDGIAYVTDRSANRVSMCEVEIDGTFSNCTYTVTGITQPFWITLNYY, encoded by the coding sequence ATGAAAAGAAAATTATTAATTCCTTTTTTAGTTGGATTATTATCATTTTTTGTTGTTAGTTGTAGCGGAACAACGACATCTACTGCCACATGTGAGTCATGTATGGTAAATCAAGCTACAGTTAGTTTAGATAGTTCTAGTGGCGGTGTAAGTAATGGAGAAACAGATGTCTCACTAACGCCTTTAGTCGTATTGAAGTATTCGCAGCCAATGAATCCACAAACAGTATCTTCTAATACTGTGTGGTTATCAACTTCTGCTTCATTTGAAAGCATGGATCATCAGGGAGACATAGCGATAAGTGACATTATTGCAAATACAGGCTATACAGAGTTTTCTTTCAGCACTGAATCTGCGTTACTACCCAATACCACTTATTATATAACCGTTACCGATGATAATAAAACAGTAAATGGTTTTTCGGTTAGTGGACAGTTTAGTTTTACCACTGGTGATTTTACTAAACCGACTGTCGGACTTATCGCGCCAACAAATGGTAGCAATGTAGTTGGATTAAATCCAAATATACAATTAAGGTTTAGTGAGTCGGTAGAGAATGTGAATCATCAAACTATTCTTATACATAAAGATAGTTTAGATGGTACTGTCATACCCATTAGCACAATAATTGCAGGGGAAAATAACACTTATATCTTTAGCATGACAGATTCTTTAGCTCCTGATTCTACTTACTATATAGTTTTAACTGATCAAATTACCGATTTGGCTGGAAATCATTTAAAAGAAACCAGTTTTTATTTCACTACTCTGCAAGCAGATAGCGGCACAAAACCTGAAGTGAGTTTGCTTAGTCCAAGTAACAATGCCACTGAAGTTACTACCACTCCTAACATTGAAATAAAGTTTAGTGAGGCTATAGTTAATGTAGATTCTAGTACGGTAACTCTTCATTCTGGTAGCATTGATGGTCCGCTAGTGCAAATTGGATCAATTGTTGCTGGTGCTGATAACACCTATCTTTTTAATCCCCAAGCTACATTACTTGACAATACGACCTATTACATAGTCTTAAGTAATGGAATAACCAATTCTAAAGGAAACTCACTAAATCCGACTAGTTTTGTATTTACAACAGGCGATTATACTGCTCCTGATGTTACTATACTTGAACCTTTAGATAATGCAACTGATGTTGAATTAGCCCCTACAATTAAAATTAAATTTAGCGAAGCGGTACAAAACATTAATTCTTCAACAATTACATTACGGCGTGGTAGTCCTGATGAAGATATCGTAGCCATCAGTCAGATTACAGATGAGGGGAATAATACCTATAGTTTTACACCAACCACCCCATTGTCTCCGAATATTAATTATTATGTAGTGCTAAATAATCAAATTACGGATAATTTTGGTAATAATCTACCTCCTACTAATTTTCGCTTTACAACTATAAATATTTTAGGTGCTGCGTATATTGTTAGTCGTGATAATAATGAAATTACCCTTTGTGATATTTATCCTGATAATAGCCTCAATAATTGCCATGCTACAGCCGCTATTAATAGTCCAAGTAGTCAAGCTTTCTTTAATGCAGATAAATCTGCTGTATATATTCTGGCAGCAGGAGGGAATCCAGAACTGGATCGTTGTGATATTAATGCAGACAAGAGCTTAGGTAATTGTAACAGTATTGGAAGTGTACCTGCTGGAACCAGCATTATGACAGTGAATTCCACTGCAACGATGGTATATTTAGGCAGTGTTTCACCTAGTTCAGTTATTTACGCCTGCCCGATAGTTAATAATTTATTAGGTATGTGTAATTCGGTATCGGCTGCTAACTTTATTTTCCCATTAGCTATTACTCTTGATAATACGGCAACAACTGCCTACGTTTCAACATGGGGTAGTGGCTTTGGGGATGGGAAAGTTCAGGCATGTCCAGTGCAGGGAGATGGTTCATTTGGAGTCTGTATTGCAGCAGTCAGTGCTACAGAGCCAAGTAGTGTAGTTTTTAATTCCGCAGGTGATCGAGCATATATTGGACAGTATGCTGGTAGTAATTTGAATATGTGCCAGGTTTCTGGAGATAGTACTTTTAATAGTTGCAATACTATTGGTAGTGGTTTTATGTCTGCTACAAGTCTAGCCTTTACAATGGGAGACGGAATAGCATATGTAACTGATCGTAGTGCTAATAGAGTATCCATGTGTGAGGTTGAAATTGATGGCACTTTCAGTAATTGTACTTATACGGTGACTGGAATTACTCAGCCATTTTGGATTACACTTAATTATTATTAA